A DNA window from Ipomoea triloba cultivar NCNSP0323 chromosome 10, ASM357664v1 contains the following coding sequences:
- the LOC116031448 gene encoding 9-cis-epoxycarotenoid dioxygenase NCED2, chloroplastic-like, with product MAYATPSNFNPWATQRFSSSFCSSPVDLGLPFKSISMKKPTRRVKIHCEAASSVLTLPEQPLPDGESPPPSQPKWNLLQRAAAAALDAAEGALVSRELQRPLPKTWDPGVQIAGNFAPVPEQPVRHNLPVDGAVPDCINGVYVRNGANPLFRPKAGHHLFDGDGMVHAVTINGGSVSYSCRFTETERLVQERGLGRPVFPKAIGELHGHSGLARLLLFYARGLFGLVDHSRGTGLANAGLVYFNGRLLAMSEDDLPYHIRFNPSGDLETVGRYDFNDQLKGTMIAHPKVDPESGDFFALSYDVVQKPYLKYFNVKSSGEKSPDVEIPLDVPTMIHDFAITENYVIIPDQQVVFKLQEMIRGGSSVIYEKNKKSRFGILKKTAKNSEDIIWVESPETFCFHLWNAWEEAETDEIVVIGSCMTPPDSIFNECEENLKSILSEIRLNLKTGESTKRPIITEQVNLEAGMVNRNRLGRKTRYAYLAIAEPWPKVCGLAKVDLSTGEMKKFMYGDGKYGGEPFFLPRNSNSEKEDDGHILSFVHDEKTWKSELQIVNAINLKLLATVKLPSRVPYGFHGTFITSYDLQNQV from the coding sequence ATGGCATATGCAACACCTTCCAATTTCAATCCATGGGCTACTCAaaggttttcttcttctttttgttcttcACCGGTTGATTTGGGCCTTCCCTTCAAGTCAATCTCCATGAAAAAGCCCACTAGGAGGGTCAAGATTCACTGCGAAGCGGCTTCTTCCGTGCTTACTTTACCGGAACAGCCCTTGCCGGACGGGGAATCTCCGCCGCCGTCGCAGCCCAAATGGAATCTCCTCCAGcgagcggcggcggcggcgctggACGCGGCGGAGGGCGCGTTGGTCTCACGCGAGCTTCAACGACCGCTCCCGAAAACTTGGGACCCTGGCGTCCAAATCGCCGGGAATTTCGCGCCAGTTCCGGAACAGCCGGTACGGCACAACCTCCCCGTTGACGGCGCCGTCCCCGACTGCATTAACGGCGTTTACGTCCGGAATGGCGCCAACCCGCTCTTCCGGCCCAAGGCGGGCCACCACTTGTTCGACGGCGACGGCATGGTCCACGCCGTCACAATTAACGGCGGGTCCGTTAGTTACAGCTGCCGGTTCACGGAGACCGAGCGGCTGGTTCAAGAAAGAGGATTGGGCCGGCCGGTTTTCCCCAAAGCCATCGGCGAACTCCATGGCCACTCCGGTTTAGCAAGACTACTTCTCTTCTACGCCCGCGGCCTCTTTGGGCTCGTCGATCATAGCCGCGGAACCGGTCTGGCTAACGCCGGTCTGGTCTATTTTAACGGCAGACTGCTCGCAATGTCCGAAGATGATCTCCCTTATCACATCCGATTTAACCCTTCCGGCGACCTCGAAACCGTCGGGAGATACGATTTCAACGATCAGCTCAAAGGCACGATGATAGCTCACCCCAAAGTCGACCCGGAATCCGGGGACTTCTTCGCGTTGAGCTACGACGTCGTTCAGAAGCCTTACTTGAAATACTTCAACGTTAAAAGCTCAGGGGAGAAATCCCCGGACGTGGAAATCCCACTTGACGTTCCGACGATGATTCACGACTTCGCGATCACGGAAAATTACGTCATCATCCCGGACCAGCAAGTGGTTTTCAAGCTCCAAGAAATGATCAGAGGCGGGTCCTCCGTGATATACGAGAAGAACAAGAAATCCCGGTTCGGAATCCTAAAAAAAACCGCTAAAAACTCGGAGGATATCATCTGGGTGGAATCGCCGGAAACTTTCTGTTTCCACCTCTGGAACGCGTGGGAAGAGGCGGAAACCGACGAAATCGTGGTGATCGGGTCGTGCATGACACCGCCGGATTCGATTTTCAACGAATGCGAGGAGAATCTGAAGAGCATTCTATCGGAAATCCGGCTAAATCTGAAAACCGGGGAGTCGACGAAGAGGCCAATTATTACAGAGCAGGTGAACTTAGAAGCCGGAATGGTGAACCGGAACCGGCTGGGCCGGAAAACCCGGTATGCATATCTAGCGATTGCGGAGCCATGGCCTAAAGTTTGTGGTTTGGCTAAAGTGGACCTCTCAACCggagaaatgaagaaatttatGTATGGAGATGGGAAATATGGAGGAGAGCCATTTTTCCTGCCCAGGAATTCGAATTCAGAAAAGGAAGACGATGGACACATTCTGTCATTTGTGCATGATGAGAAGACATGGAAATCTGAGCTGCAAATTGTGAATGCCATTAACTTGAAGTTGTTGGCCACCGTCAAGCTTCCTTCAAGAGTGCCCTATGGCTTTCATGGGACTTTTATCACTTCATATGACCTGCAAAATCAAGTATGA